From the Oceanicaulis alexandrii DSM 11625 genome, one window contains:
- a CDS encoding cytochrome ubiquinol oxidase subunit I: protein MFESLDATILARVQFAFTVMFHIIFPAFSIGLASFLFVLEVQWLRTGNRVYLNLFKFWMKIFAVAFGMGVVSGIVMSYQFGTNWSVFSDKAGPIIGPLMAYEVLTAFFLEAGFLGVMLFGMERVSRKLHLFATGMVALGTLISATWILSVNSWMQTPAGFSINEVGQFIPENWFEIVFNPSFPYRLVHMTLAAYLTTAFVVGAVGAFHLLRDRANAEARKMFSMAMWMAAIVAPIQIFAGDMHGINTLEHQPIKVAAMEGHWERQTGAPLILFGIPDQEAEKNHFEIGIPGLSALILTHHWDGETPGLTDVPADQRPPVAIVFWSFRIMVGIGLAMAALGAISLFLRWRGKFYENSLFHKAALVMGPSGFVAVLAGWVTTEVGRQPFTVYGLLTTGESIAPVAAPAVAASLIAFVIVYFAIFGAGTLYILRLMRAGPAQAEEQHGKPIRSAGTTPAAGLDPKAFPAE, encoded by the coding sequence ATGTTTGAATCCCTAGACGCAACCATCCTCGCGCGCGTGCAATTCGCGTTCACAGTGATGTTCCATATCATCTTCCCGGCCTTTTCAATCGGACTCGCGAGCTTCCTGTTCGTGCTGGAAGTTCAATGGCTCAGAACCGGTAATCGGGTTTATCTCAACCTCTTCAAATTCTGGATGAAGATATTCGCGGTCGCCTTCGGCATGGGCGTCGTGTCCGGGATCGTGATGTCTTACCAGTTCGGTACGAACTGGTCGGTCTTCTCTGATAAAGCCGGACCAATCATTGGTCCGCTCATGGCCTATGAAGTGCTCACTGCCTTCTTCCTGGAGGCCGGATTTCTAGGCGTGATGCTGTTTGGCATGGAGCGTGTGTCGCGCAAGTTGCACCTGTTCGCCACCGGCATGGTTGCGCTCGGCACGCTGATCTCTGCGACGTGGATCTTGTCGGTAAACTCCTGGATGCAGACCCCGGCAGGCTTCAGTATCAATGAAGTTGGTCAGTTCATTCCTGAGAACTGGTTTGAAATCGTCTTCAATCCGTCCTTCCCCTACCGCCTCGTCCATATGACCTTGGCGGCGTACCTCACCACGGCTTTTGTCGTGGGGGCTGTGGGCGCATTCCATCTCCTGCGTGATCGCGCCAACGCCGAAGCGAGAAAAATGTTCTCCATGGCGATGTGGATGGCGGCGATCGTGGCGCCCATCCAGATCTTCGCCGGCGACATGCACGGCATTAACACGCTCGAACACCAGCCGATCAAAGTGGCGGCGATGGAAGGCCATTGGGAGCGCCAGACCGGAGCCCCCCTTATCCTGTTCGGCATCCCGGACCAGGAAGCTGAAAAGAACCATTTTGAAATCGGCATTCCGGGATTGTCCGCGTTGATCCTGACCCACCACTGGGATGGCGAGACACCCGGTTTGACCGATGTGCCTGCCGATCAACGCCCTCCCGTGGCGATCGTCTTCTGGAGCTTCCGAATCATGGTTGGGATCGGTCTCGCCATGGCGGCTCTGGGTGCGATCAGCCTCTTCCTGCGCTGGCGAGGCAAGTTTTACGAGAATAGCCTGTTTCACAAAGCCGCCCTTGTGATGGGCCCCAGCGGGTTTGTCGCGGTGCTGGCGGGTTGGGTCACCACAGAAGTCGGACGCCAGCCCTTCACGGTCTATGGCCTGCTCACCACGGGCGAGTCGATCGCGCCAGTGGCGGCGCCAGCGGTCGCAGCTTCTCTTATCGCCTTCGTGATCGTCTACTTCGCGATCTTCGGCGCTGGCACGCTGTACA
- a CDS encoding peroxiredoxin, with product MTEIETCTFPRLNEAAPDFTAPTTHGERSLSDYRGKWLILFSHPADFTPVCTTEFMAFAKAQDRFAALNTELLGLSIDSHYAHIAWVRNIKEKFGVDVRFPIIADLSMQVASAYGMIQPGASNTAAVRATFIIDPEGVLRAMVYYPMSNGRSIEEFVRLIQALQTSDSEGVATPEAWTPGDKVIVPPPATADAAESRASEGYETVDWYFSTKSLG from the coding sequence ATGACTGAGATTGAAACCTGCACCTTCCCGCGGCTGAACGAAGCCGCCCCGGATTTCACCGCCCCGACGACCCATGGTGAGCGGTCCTTGTCTGATTATCGGGGCAAATGGCTGATCCTGTTCTCTCACCCGGCGGACTTCACTCCCGTCTGCACCACCGAGTTCATGGCATTCGCCAAAGCTCAGGACCGGTTCGCGGCGCTCAACACCGAACTTCTGGGATTGTCCATCGACAGCCACTACGCCCACATCGCCTGGGTGCGGAATATCAAGGAGAAGTTCGGCGTTGATGTTCGCTTCCCGATCATCGCCGACCTTTCGATGCAAGTGGCAAGCGCTTACGGCATGATCCAACCGGGCGCTTCTAACACCGCTGCGGTGCGCGCGACCTTCATCATCGATCCCGAGGGCGTTCTTCGCGCCATGGTTTACTACCCGATGAGCAATGGGCGTTCGATCGAGGAATTTGTTCGCCTCATCCAGGCGCTTCAAACCTCTGACAGCGAAGGCGTGGCGACCCCTGAAGCCTGGACCCCGGGCGACAAGGTGATCGTACCGCCGCCGGCCACCGCCGACGCCGCCGAGAGCCGCGCCTCTGAAGGCTATGAAACGGTGGATTGGTACTTCTCCACCAAATCTCTCGGCTGA
- a CDS encoding RrF2 family transcriptional regulator, which yields MFNAPLSTHNPHVKGCPLRLTNFSNFALRLLQFAALHAPNLIRTEDVARAHGISRHHLLKAVNTLEKEGFIKAIRGRNGGITLNRPAKGITVGEVIRITEAPLELVECFNAQTNTCPLIGVCHLSASIQTATRAFLAVLDDVTIADIAANRSVLLSRLNDAETQ from the coding sequence GTGTTCAACGCCCCGCTATCGACACACAATCCCCATGTGAAAGGTTGCCCATTGAGGCTTACGAATTTTTCCAATTTTGCATTGCGACTTTTACAGTTTGCCGCCCTTCACGCTCCAAACCTGATCCGTACCGAGGATGTGGCACGAGCTCATGGCATCTCGCGTCACCATTTGCTCAAAGCAGTGAACACGCTCGAAAAAGAAGGGTTCATCAAAGCAATTCGGGGCCGCAATGGAGGGATTACCCTCAACCGCCCTGCCAAGGGGATCACGGTTGGCGAGGTCATCCGGATTACCGAAGCGCCATTGGAGCTTGTTGAATGCTTTAATGCACAAACAAACACCTGCCCGCTGATTGGCGTATGCCACCTTTCAGCATCCATTCAGACGGCGACCCGCGCCTTCCTGGCTGTATTAGATGATGTCACGATCGCCGACATCGCCGCCAACCGCAGCGTCCTGCTCTCGCGCCTGAATGACGCGGAGACCCAGTAA
- a CDS encoding TniQ family protein yields the protein MTIAIMNSAASNGFDVDMVPVRAWPEEVKEFEPVYGWFQRLAACNSALSTPSLCYSLGLEGKHFHTASLLDIASQIPTDYRSLEQNSPVPADLGYLLRGHPLPPRFINKGVRRVCPTCLEESRHYRVWWDISVMESCPLHDSQLIYGLPGDPVDWRKVVVGMTQAGVLIDDNHAISKPASELEKYVLGLLAGNLPAEYETLCQEELSAVLAASMTISRLHTYEEQYRHTPQEISRHANAGFSSLNLGFDAVVKQIRSAPWLASSERDDSRDAKIRQARQIISALEPSHLRELIVEAYAQVRADLGLASEAGPLRSHACKQTRTLETDLAKDLGLSRRQIRKVAIKAGVDVNKRKENRAVLLSEEDAQLIRQALDRAIPADKIADSLGCNESELDQLVSARAIKIGFRKDGVRYFFGDDREAITKLDPSPPDKLRSERITLREFASRRGYSLSYALTCLRAGRSVGLVSIDPGVPFFDAVVVACFRTKHAGRRRKATRLMTKAKAKALTGARGQTLEQLQDLGLIRSRTGAHGQEMICCASVEQFRRRYARASLYGKALEVDPRAALKQLAKFDVSPVNEWSKRIVSFVDKEEVFAATGIELDSRPQYQLLESVAEKLMALEGERRPSFTIEHAYEDKIFIEAVSRRWSFYLTLNESNASWEIEALFDPVVAPGRYRRFRKSGKTQQEIWKGAVVQETGGDGFKLVDPLHFKQDQESVVEIAERVLRRAEELYDLP from the coding sequence ATGACAATTGCGATCATGAATTCTGCCGCAAGCAACGGCTTCGACGTGGACATGGTGCCCGTTCGAGCATGGCCTGAGGAAGTAAAAGAATTTGAGCCGGTATATGGCTGGTTCCAGCGCTTGGCTGCGTGCAATAGCGCTCTGAGCACGCCCTCTCTTTGTTATTCGTTGGGTCTGGAAGGCAAGCACTTCCACACCGCTTCTTTGCTTGATATCGCGTCCCAAATCCCGACCGATTATCGGTCACTGGAGCAAAATAGTCCCGTTCCCGCGGATTTGGGTTATTTGCTGAGAGGCCACCCCTTGCCGCCTCGCTTCATCAACAAGGGGGTTCGGCGCGTCTGCCCCACATGCCTAGAGGAAAGTCGCCACTACCGCGTCTGGTGGGACATTTCAGTGATGGAGAGCTGCCCGCTTCACGACTCTCAGTTGATTTACGGGTTGCCAGGCGACCCTGTTGACTGGCGAAAAGTAGTAGTCGGAATGACCCAAGCGGGCGTACTCATCGACGATAATCACGCCATTTCGAAGCCGGCTTCAGAGCTTGAAAAATATGTGCTCGGATTATTGGCCGGTAACCTGCCGGCTGAATACGAGACTCTATGTCAGGAAGAATTGTCGGCGGTGTTGGCTGCTTCAATGACGATTTCGCGCTTGCACACTTATGAAGAGCAGTATCGTCATACCCCCCAAGAGATCAGCAGGCATGCCAATGCGGGGTTTAGCTCTTTGAATTTGGGATTTGATGCGGTCGTCAAGCAAATACGGTCCGCGCCTTGGCTTGCATCAAGCGAAAGAGATGACTCGCGTGACGCGAAAATCCGCCAAGCCCGCCAAATAATAAGCGCTCTGGAGCCTTCTCACCTTAGAGAACTAATAGTCGAGGCATATGCGCAAGTCCGTGCAGATTTGGGCCTTGCCAGCGAGGCTGGTCCCCTTCGGTCTCATGCCTGCAAGCAGACGCGGACGCTTGAAACTGACCTAGCGAAGGATCTTGGGCTCAGCAGAAGGCAAATTCGTAAAGTCGCGATCAAGGCGGGCGTCGATGTTAATAAGCGCAAAGAAAATCGCGCGGTTCTGTTAAGTGAGGAGGACGCTCAGCTCATACGTCAAGCACTGGATCGTGCAATTCCAGCGGATAAGATTGCAGATAGCTTAGGGTGTAACGAGTCGGAATTGGACCAACTGGTTTCCGCACGTGCTATCAAAATCGGGTTTCGCAAAGATGGCGTTCGCTACTTTTTTGGCGATGACAGAGAGGCAATCACAAAGCTCGACCCTAGCCCCCCTGACAAACTCAGGAGTGAGAGGATCACGTTACGAGAATTCGCTTCGCGGCGGGGGTATTCTCTCTCCTATGCGCTAACTTGCCTACGGGCGGGTAGAAGTGTTGGGCTCGTATCCATCGATCCAGGAGTGCCGTTTTTTGACGCCGTTGTGGTTGCGTGTTTCAGAACTAAGCATGCCGGACGCCGACGCAAAGCTACTCGTCTGATGACCAAAGCCAAAGCGAAGGCACTGACTGGCGCCAGGGGGCAAACGCTGGAACAGCTGCAAGATCTTGGACTAATTCGTTCACGTACCGGGGCGCATGGGCAGGAAATGATATGCTGTGCCTCAGTTGAGCAATTTAGACGCCGATACGCGCGAGCCTCACTTTATGGGAAGGCGCTCGAGGTCGACCCGAGAGCCGCTTTGAAGCAGCTCGCGAAGTTTGATGTTTCGCCGGTAAACGAATGGTCGAAACGTATTGTGTCTTTCGTCGATAAAGAAGAAGTGTTTGCAGCCACTGGGATCGAATTAGACTCCCGTCCACAGTATCAACTTCTGGAAAGTGTTGCAGAAAAACTCATGGCGCTTGAGGGGGAGAGGAGGCCGTCGTTCACGATAGAGCACGCCTATGAGGATAAAATATTTATTGAAGCGGTTTCCCGCCGGTGGTCCTTTTACCTAACCCTTAATGAATCTAACGCCAGTTGGGAAATAGAAGCGTTATTCGATCCAGTCGTGGCTCCGGGTCGATACAGGCGTTTTCGAAAAAGCGGAAAAACCCAGCAGGAAATTTGGAAGGGTGCCGTCGTCCAGGAAACAGGCGGTGATGGGTTCAAGCTTGTTGACCCTTTGCACTTTAAGCAGGACCAGGAGTCTGTTGTAGAAATCGCGGAACGTGTATTGCGTCGCGCAGAAGAACTTTATGACTTACCCTAA
- a CDS encoding TniB family NTP-binding protein, with product MRDFQEDNVVARQRQMETIFVDHDRHRLASAAIERFHTPVKGGLPSRGKLAALIGDSRIGKTFAANRYASKFPSEIGQNGVKRKVVVIDSPIEGGPRGLIDSAASAFGLALSHRMPNPHAVEAVLKEMKRSSVELVILDEANIIFYDKNKRVLNFARNFIRKMLNIQAFNIVCIGLEETYSILAEDAQLIGRGGLEHCRLRPYNWNDESDRKGFRVLCQKFDEEMPFEPAGFASMDFSYRLFMACKGNIGWLKFLMEAAGALAINECAPVVDLSHFAQAWDARKRPGEQFNPFSR from the coding sequence ATGCGTGATTTTCAGGAAGACAACGTCGTCGCGCGCCAGCGTCAGATGGAAACCATATTCGTCGACCACGATCGGCATCGCTTGGCCAGCGCCGCGATCGAGCGATTTCATACGCCGGTGAAAGGCGGGCTTCCTTCAAGAGGCAAGCTAGCGGCTCTGATTGGTGATAGCCGCATCGGGAAGACCTTCGCAGCAAACCGCTACGCCTCGAAGTTCCCCAGCGAGATCGGGCAGAATGGCGTGAAGCGTAAAGTCGTCGTTATCGACTCTCCAATCGAGGGCGGGCCTAGGGGGCTGATCGATAGCGCAGCCTCGGCCTTCGGACTTGCATTGTCTCACAGAATGCCAAACCCGCATGCTGTGGAGGCGGTGCTGAAAGAAATGAAGCGCTCTTCTGTTGAGCTCGTGATCCTGGATGAAGCGAACATCATATTCTATGACAAGAATAAAAGGGTCTTAAATTTTGCCCGTAATTTCATAAGAAAGATGCTTAATATTCAGGCATTTAATATCGTATGCATTGGCCTTGAAGAGACCTACTCGATTTTGGCCGAGGATGCGCAACTCATTGGCCGCGGTGGTTTAGAGCACTGCCGCCTTCGGCCGTACAACTGGAATGATGAATCGGACCGAAAGGGGTTCCGCGTTCTTTGCCAGAAGTTTGACGAAGAAATGCCGTTTGAGCCTGCTGGCTTTGCCTCAATGGACTTTTCGTATCGCCTCTTCATGGCGTGCAAGGGCAATATTGGCTGGTTGAAATTTTTGATGGAAGCGGCCGGCGCGCTGGCGATCAACGAATGCGCGCCAGTCGTCGATCTCAGTCACTTCGCTCAAGCCTGGGACGCGCGGAAGCGCCCTGGCGAGCAATTCAATCCATTCAGCCGCTAG
- a CDS encoding Mu transposase C-terminal domain-containing protein, with translation MEALRHTIYRKKISHIDGLSDDDWPCFGRPEEIFFDNGKEFLNRALQASSPQLGFKITRLPPREPWLKGLVEGFMGQVANLVHAFPGTTKSNWLELKDYENIDYPTFTLKELDALFIKWLVTDRHRTPNRNLGTVPGVGRAPIDAWHDKVDELDVTELPDPTLFVALAGEVAQRTVQKTGITWDHIVYWSTDLDAVLAHPDHCERSGRNGPAQYRVRRDPYDLSKVYLVNHHDDSIITVPACDRWREYTQGLTAYQHRCALEHAKVVEGQRNDPEALSRAKHELRQAAMGVLRSGIRKKTEKRIARYLYNRRQMAFESALADAEHETAIEEPMPLHVVESPRHVGVEDETERNRRTSADVDASSGRAAHLLPPAHQSEDDFDEILLAAANVRSESQKNA, from the coding sequence ATGGAGGCGCTCCGCCATACGATCTATCGCAAGAAAATATCTCACATAGATGGACTATCAGATGATGACTGGCCGTGCTTTGGCCGGCCTGAAGAAATCTTCTTCGACAATGGCAAGGAGTTTTTAAATCGAGCTCTACAAGCCTCATCACCTCAGCTTGGCTTTAAAATAACGCGGCTCCCTCCGAGAGAGCCATGGTTGAAAGGTCTTGTTGAGGGATTCATGGGTCAAGTGGCCAACCTCGTCCATGCGTTTCCCGGCACGACCAAATCGAACTGGTTGGAGCTGAAAGACTACGAGAATATTGATTATCCCACGTTCACGTTGAAGGAGCTAGATGCCCTCTTCATTAAGTGGCTTGTCACTGACCGTCACCGCACTCCAAATCGGAATTTAGGGACAGTGCCAGGTGTCGGAAGAGCTCCGATCGACGCGTGGCATGATAAAGTGGATGAGCTTGACGTCACGGAGCTTCCCGACCCGACGCTCTTTGTCGCTCTGGCCGGTGAGGTCGCTCAGCGTACGGTTCAGAAAACAGGCATCACATGGGATCACATTGTCTATTGGTCGACTGATCTGGATGCAGTCTTGGCCCATCCCGACCATTGCGAAAGGTCAGGGCGGAACGGACCAGCCCAGTATCGGGTTCGGCGCGATCCATACGATCTGTCCAAGGTGTATCTGGTCAACCACCATGATGACAGCATCATCACGGTGCCGGCATGCGACCGATGGCGGGAGTACACGCAGGGCCTGACCGCCTATCAACACAGATGCGCGCTGGAACACGCGAAGGTGGTCGAGGGTCAGCGAAATGACCCCGAAGCGTTAAGCCGAGCCAAACACGAACTGCGTCAAGCGGCAATGGGTGTATTACGCTCAGGCATCCGGAAAAAGACCGAAAAACGGATAGCGCGGTACCTATACAACCGCAGGCAGATGGCATTTGAAAGTGCCTTGGCGGACGCCGAACACGAGACAGCAATCGAAGAACCAATGCCTTTGCATGTCGTCGAGAGCCCCAGACATGTGGGGGTTGAGGATGAGACTGAGCGGAATAGGCGTACCTCTGCTGATGTTGACGCTTCAAGTGGAAGAGCCGCCCATCTTTTGCCCCCCGCACATCAAAGCGAAGACGACTTCGACGAGATACTCTTAGCGGCGGCTAACGTTAGGTCGGAGAGCCAAAAGAATGCGTGA
- a CDS encoding DUF6471 domain-containing protein, whose product MTRNLKPEVRRELAERRWATGVIRSQMVKRGISYAQLTERLKLMGVEENERNLRNKVARGTFSAAFMGECLAALGVRHLEIDVIDALTGIREAIAFDRTIDRLNAGIPIEQAKVELDEIDDPYSEEVMARKAKKFGSLK is encoded by the coding sequence ATGACCAGGAACCTCAAACCTGAAGTTCGGAGGGAGCTTGCTGAACGCAGGTGGGCTACTGGGGTGATACGCTCCCAGATGGTCAAACGTGGGATCTCCTACGCGCAGCTGACCGAGCGTTTGAAGCTTATGGGAGTTGAAGAAAACGAACGAAATCTCAGAAACAAGGTCGCACGCGGCACGTTCAGCGCGGCGTTTATGGGGGAATGTCTCGCGGCACTCGGCGTGCGGCATCTCGAAATCGACGTGATTGACGCCCTAACAGGAATACGTGAAGCGATAGCCTTCGACCGAACGATTGATCGGCTCAACGCCGGCATTCCCATCGAGCAGGCCAAAGTTGAACTCGACGAGATTGATGACCCCTACTCTGAAGAGGTCATGGCTCGAAAAGCTAAGAAGTTTGGCTCACTGAAATGA
- the galE gene encoding UDP-glucose 4-epimerase GalE, whose amino-acid sequence MRVLVVGGAGYIGSHICKALAERGDTPIVLDNLSRGHRHAVKWGPLIEQDVRNVSAVTQAMSDQGIDAVMHFAANIEVGEGQREPLAFWDNNVAGVVALLKAMERSDVLHLVFSSTCAVYGEPQTLPITEDEPRTPVNVYGQTKHVVELMLEDVSSRGALKYAALRYFNAAGASPDGEIGEEYDPETHLVPNALKAAAGLGGPMHLFGDDYDTPDGTCVRDFIHVMDLAQAHLKALDRLRQGADSFACNLGTGTGISVKEILDAVETVTGRPVPPTLSPRRPGDAAQLVSDTRLARELLNFSPIYSDAKTIIEHAWSFYARRWGLHPS is encoded by the coding sequence ATGCGAGTATTAGTCGTTGGCGGCGCGGGCTATATCGGCTCGCATATCTGTAAAGCGCTCGCTGAAAGAGGCGATACCCCGATCGTCCTCGACAACTTGTCTCGCGGTCATCGCCACGCGGTGAAATGGGGGCCCCTGATCGAGCAAGATGTGCGCAATGTCAGCGCCGTGACACAGGCGATGTCAGACCAGGGCATCGACGCCGTCATGCACTTCGCCGCCAATATCGAGGTTGGTGAAGGCCAACGTGAGCCGCTGGCGTTCTGGGATAACAATGTCGCTGGGGTCGTTGCACTGCTCAAGGCCATGGAGCGCTCGGATGTGCTCCATCTGGTCTTCTCGTCCACCTGCGCCGTCTATGGCGAGCCCCAAACGCTTCCTATCACCGAGGATGAGCCCCGAACGCCGGTCAACGTCTATGGCCAGACCAAACACGTGGTCGAGCTGATGCTTGAAGATGTCTCATCCAGAGGAGCGCTCAAATACGCTGCGCTTCGCTATTTCAACGCGGCTGGCGCGAGCCCGGATGGAGAGATCGGCGAAGAGTATGACCCGGAAACCCATCTGGTGCCCAACGCGCTTAAGGCCGCCGCGGGACTCGGCGGCCCCATGCATCTGTTCGGGGATGATTATGACACGCCGGATGGCACCTGCGTGCGAGACTTCATCCACGTGATGGATCTCGCTCAAGCTCATCTCAAAGCGCTTGATCGCTTACGGCAGGGGGCGGACTCCTTCGCCTGCAATTTGGGTACAGGAACAGGGATATCGGTAAAAGAAATCCTCGACGCCGTTGAGACCGTCACCGGACGGCCAGTTCCCCCCACACTCTCTCCCCGACGCCCGGGGGATGCGGCGCAATTGGTCTCCGACACACGTTTGGCGCGTGAGCTCTTGAACTTCTCGCCCATCTATTCAGACGCCAAAACCATCATTGAACACGCCTGGTCGTTCTATGCGCGACGTTGGGGACTACACCCCTCATAA
- a CDS encoding transglutaminase-like cysteine peptidase translates to MSKSSPAVLEETPAASDEVSEQEYSDEQLLAMAHVVNAAINTAISYRSDALTWNMEERWVLPIRSEGVSYGDCEDFALEKRAALLEAGAPADRMRMATAWSPGTGLHAVLILRLEAGDYVLDSVSPHILTVGQTRYEWRALQTGPSLLEWSTVSNDPLGASSTSYTAG, encoded by the coding sequence ATGAGCAAGTCTTCGCCAGCTGTGTTGGAGGAGACGCCAGCGGCCTCTGATGAGGTTTCTGAACAAGAGTATTCTGATGAGCAATTGCTCGCGATGGCGCATGTGGTCAACGCCGCGATCAACACCGCGATCTCCTATAGAAGCGATGCTTTGACTTGGAATATGGAGGAACGCTGGGTTCTGCCCATCCGATCGGAAGGTGTCAGTTACGGGGATTGTGAAGACTTCGCCCTTGAAAAGCGTGCCGCGCTTCTTGAGGCTGGCGCACCCGCTGACCGGATGCGCATGGCGACAGCCTGGTCACCAGGCACAGGTTTGCACGCAGTCCTGATCTTGCGCCTTGAGGCGGGAGATTATGTGCTGGACAGCGTGTCGCCTCATATCCTTACGGTGGGGCAAACCCGGTATGAGTGGCGCGCGCTTCAGACGGGTCCGAGTCTGCTTGAATGGTCCACGGTCTCTAATGATCCGCTGGGGGCTTCTTCCACGTCTTATACAGCAGGCTGA
- a CDS encoding metallophosphoesterase family protein: MKSFIDLFRRKRSYAPPDRTVYAIGDIHGRKDLLERLVPLIKDHAGHSDYELVFLGDYIDRGPDSAGVVDYLIHSDALSGIDCTYLKGNHEATLLEFLDAPEVGASWSTYGGFETLLSYGVQDVRLSKDEAAWAKTAKALSEKLPASHLAFYRSLSSFAVRGDYFFVHAGIDPDKAIDQQTDAEFLWIRDAFLNDARQLDYMIVHGHTPQSEPSRDKRRIGLDTGAYQTGVLTAAAISPAGVEFISTR, translated from the coding sequence ATGAAGTCATTCATCGATCTGTTCCGACGCAAACGATCCTATGCGCCGCCCGACCGTACGGTTTACGCGATTGGCGACATCCATGGCCGCAAAGACCTGCTTGAGCGTCTTGTTCCCCTCATAAAAGACCACGCCGGCCACTCAGATTATGAGTTGGTCTTTTTAGGCGATTACATTGATCGCGGCCCGGACTCGGCGGGCGTGGTGGATTATCTCATCCATTCAGACGCACTGTCCGGGATTGATTGCACTTATCTGAAAGGCAATCACGAAGCCACATTGCTTGAGTTTTTGGACGCGCCCGAAGTCGGCGCGTCCTGGAGCACCTATGGAGGGTTTGAAACCCTCCTCTCTTATGGCGTCCAGGATGTGAGGCTTAGCAAGGATGAGGCTGCGTGGGCGAAAACCGCAAAGGCGTTATCTGAGAAGCTTCCAGCTTCGCATCTCGCCTTTTATCGATCGCTCTCGAGCTTTGCGGTCCGCGGCGATTACTTCTTCGTGCACGCTGGCATAGACCCCGATAAAGCCATAGACCAACAAACTGATGCAGAGTTTCTCTGGATCCGGGATGCGTTTTTAAACGATGCGCGCCAGCTCGATTACATGATCGTGCATGGGCACACGCCCCAGTCTGAACCCAGCAGGGACAAAAGACGGATCGGTCTGGATACGGGCGCCTACCAGACCGGCGTTCTGACAGCCGCAGCCATCAGCCCTGCAGGCGTCGAGTTCATTTCAACGCGCTGA